In Helicobacter pylori Shi112, the genomic window AATGCCGTTTAAAAGTTTTAAAAGTTTTTTAGCGCAATCCAGGCTATCGTTTAAATCTTTGATCAAAAGGTATTCAAACATCACTCTTTTGCGCTGCTCTAAAGGCCATTTTTTCACTTCATTCAAAACGCATTCAATATTGTATTTTTTATTCAAGGGCATTAAAGATGAGCGCGTTTTGTCATCTACGGCATGTAAGGATATGGCTAATTGCACGCCTAAGTTTTTGCCCGCTAAAATGGGGATTTTATCGGCTACGCCACTAGTGGAAATCGTGATTCTTTTAGGTGAAATTTGCATGCCAGCATTAAAAATCTCAATCGCTTTACACACCTCATCTAAATTGTTCAAAGGCTCGCCCATTCCCATAAAAACAATGTTGAGCGCTTTTTCAATGGGGAGGTTATTGTCTTCTTTAATGAGTAGGGCTTGCTGGATAATCTCGCTCGCTTTTAAGTTCCTTACAAAACCGCCTTTTTGAGTGAAACAAAACGCGCAACCCACTTGACAGCCGATTTGACAAGACACGCATACGGTGTATTTTTCCCCCTCTAAAATAGCGTTCGTTTCTTCATCAATCTTTTTATCCTTCATTTTCAACAACACCGCTTCAAAAGTGTGGTTATCTTTTAAAGATTTAAAAAGGTATTTTTTAGAGCCATCAACGCTCTCTCTCACATGCGTGATTTCTATCGTGCGCAAAGTAAATTCTTGCTCCAAATAAGCGATAAAATCTTTTGAAAAATTATTTTGCATGTCTTTAAAGCTTGTTTTATACTTCGCATAGAGCCACAAATAAAGCTGTTTAGCCCTAAAGCTTGGTTTTAAAAGCTGGCTCAATTCCTTTAGAGTGAAATCATAAATGCTCGCTTTCATGCTTTAAGCCCTAATTCTAAAAGTTGGTGCAAGTGCAAGACCCCTAAAACCTTATTGTGATCATCCACGCACACTAAAAGCTGGATCTTATGGCGCTCTAAAAATTCCAACGCTTCTAAAAGAAGAGCGTCTAAATTCTTAAAGCTTTTAGGTTTTAAAGTGGCAAAACGCTTCACTTCGCTCTTTAAGTTAAGCCCTTTTAATAGCGCCCTACGGACATCGCCATCGCTCAAAATCCCCACAAGCTCGTTAGCCTCATTGACTAAAATCGCGCTGCCTAGTCGTTTTTCACTCATTTCTATGAGCGCGTCTTTAAAGCTTGTGCTAGGAGCGATTAAGGGGAGGTTCGTGGTTTGCAGCAAGTCTTTAACCTTGACAAAAAGTTTTTTGCCTAAAAGCCCGCCCGGATGAAAGGAGGCAAAATCTTCTTGGCTAAAGTTTTTCGCTCGCATCAAGCATGCCATTAAAACATCGCCTAACGCTAGAGTTAGGGTGGTGGAAGTCGTTGGAGCGGTGTTAATCGGACAAGCTTCTTTTTGAATTTTCAAGCTCAAATAATAATCGCCGAGTTTAGAAAGCGAGCTGGTGGGGCTTTTAGTGAAAGTGATGATTTTATGGCTCAAGCGTTTTAAATGGCTCACCAGATTCAATAATTCTAAAGACTCGCCCCCATAGCTAATCATTAAAACCACATCGTTTTTTTCCACCATGCCCAAATCCCCATGCATGGCTTCTGTGGGGTGTAAAAACGCGCTTTTGTTACCGGTGCTTAGCATAGAAGCAACGATTTTTTGCGCCACTAAAGCGCTCTTACCCACGCCCACTATCACAAGCTTACCCCCTTTTTCTTGGCTTTTTAAAATGAGCCTAACAATCGCTTCTAAATCGTTAGGTTTTTGGAATTGCTTAACGCTTTCTAAAAGCGCGCTCGCTTCATCTCTTAAGACTTGCGCGGCGATAGCGTTGTAATCAAGTGGCATGGACATGACAAATAATAGCCGGGTATTTTCTAAACTTTTTAAAGAGCGCTTTTCTGATGAAATTACGGGTGTGATCTTCTAATTTCTTAGGGCTATTCAAAATTTCGGCGTTGCTGGATTTCAATAACAACTCCAATCCCCCTTGAATTTCTTTTGTCAAATGCTTTTCATCTTTAAAGCCCACAAGTCCTAAACTAGAAAATTGAGAGCTTTCTAAAAGCGCTTGTTTGTTTTTATTCACAAAAATCGTAGCGGCAAACACCCCAGCGCTAGCGACTTCTTCTCTTTGTTGCACAATGCTTGTGTCAATACTCAAATTGCTTTGGTTATCCACATAGCTTTTACCGCTTTTAATCGTGCCTACTTTTTTAATGAACGCAGGGCCAACTTCCACTTGATCGCCATCTTCCATTAAATAGATATTTTTTTCAGGCACCCCACAAGAAATAGCGGTTTGCTTGTGGCGCGCGACATGGTTATATTCCCCATGCACGGGTAAGAAAAACTTAGGCTTGATGAGTCTCAACATGAGCTTTTGCTCTTCTTGGGCGGCATGCCCGCTCACATGGATATTGTCAAATTCTTGATAAGCCACTTTAGCTTCTTTTTTGATTAAGAAATTCAATACCGCTGAAACGCTCGCTTCATTGCCAGGAATGGCTTTAGCGGAGATGATGACTAAATCGTTGGGTTTGATAGAAATGTGGCGGTGTTCATCAGTCGCCATGCGATAAAGCGCGCTCATGGTTTCGCCTTGTGAGCCGGTCGTTACGATTAAAACTTCATTATCCGGGTATTTAGCGACTTCATTGGCTTCAATAAAAGACTGATAAGGCAAATGGATATAGCCTAATTCTCTGGCGATGTCTAGGTTTTTTTCCATAGAGCGCCCGATCACAGCGATCTTGCGGTTGTATTTAATGCCGTATTGTATGGCTTGATACACCCGGTGGATATTGCTAGAGAATGTGCTCATAATCACTCTCCCTTGCGCTTCTTTAAAAAGCGTATCAAAAGCCGGCGCTATGGTGCTTTCACTCGGTGTGGTCCCGGATTTATGGGAATTAGTGGAATCGCTTAAAAGAAGCATCACCCCCTTTTCGCCATAGTGCGCTAAACGATACAAATCAGTGGGCAGATTATCCACTGGGGTGTGATCGATTTTAAAATCGCCGGTGTGGATGATGGTTCCGGCTTTAGTTTGGATCGCTAAAGCGCTGCTGTCAATAATAGAATGCGTAATGTGGATCCATTCAATGATAAATTCGCCCACGCTAATGGGGCAACGCTTTTCTACGATTTTAAAATACGAGCGGTATTTTTTCAAACCATGTTCATCAAACTTGCTCCCAATCAGCCCCAAACTCAAGGGCGTGCCATAAAGGGGGAATTGCAACTCTTTAAACAAATAAGGCGTGGCCCCTATGTGATCTTCATGGGCATGGGTGATGATAATGCCAGCGATTTTGTCCTTGATTTGGTGCAAGTAGGAAAAATCCGGGATTAAAATATCCACGCCAAAGAGCCCTTCTTTAGGGAAGCTCATGCCCGCATCAATCACGATCGCGCTTTTTGGGGTTTCAATGACCATCATGTTCCCCCCAATTTCGCCCAATCCCCCTAAAGGCGTGATTTTAACGCTCGCTTTAGAGTTTAGATTCATCTTATAATGCGGGTTTAAATGCTCCACCTGGATCTTGTTATTAGCTTCAACGCCCTTTTTGAGCTCCTTATGAAAGCCTAAAGTCCCTCTCTCATTCACATGCAAAATTTCCGTAACGCCCTCTACTTTGTTGTTATCCAATTCTTCTTGGGCGTAATTTCTGGTCTTTTGGGGGGTGTGTTTGGCTTTGTGGTGGTGGTTTGGTTTTTTGTTGGGGTGGTGCTCTTTTTTATGGTGTGAAAGCACTTCATGGTTTGAAGACTCTACGTTTTTTTGCGCGTTTTCTCTAAAACGCTTTTTGCGGTTGGTGAATCGCTCAAACGCTCCGGCTCGCGCCTCATGATGAGCTTTTGAATTTTCACTGCTGTTTTCATTGTTTTCATAATGGTTGTTATCAGTCATAACGATTATTCCTTTCAATTTTTTAAAAAGGCATTAGCCTTTTAAAAGGTATTCTAAGAGCTTGAGATAATCTTTTATCTCAGACGCCCTCACGCTTGTTGGTTGGTTTTCTAACGCTAAAAAATCTAACACCTTATCAAGCTTTTCTCTATAAGAAACGCTTTTTTTAAGATTGTTTGAAAGCGTCTTCCTGGGAGATGAGAAACAGGCTTTCAAAAAATCTTCTAATGTTTCAAACCCTTTTTGTAGGGCTTCTTCAAAAAATGGTGCTTGGAGTAATGAAGCTAACGCCTTTTCTTTCAGCGGCTCTTTAATCACTTCAAACACGCTAGAAAACACCTTTGGAGGCGGGCTAAACACGCTAGGCGGCACATCAAACAAAAGGGTAGCATCCCCTATTGCTTGAGTTAAAACGCTTAAGGCGTTCTGTGAATCTTTAGCGCAAAATTTGAGCGCCACTTCCTTTTGCGTCATCACCAATAAACCCCTGCATTTAGGGTCTTTGAGCGCGTTTAAAACAAGCCTGGTAGCGATATAATAAGGCAAATTAGAGATCAAAAAATAAGGCTCTTCTTCTTTTAAAAAAAGAGCGTCTTTTTCCACTAATTCTAATGCAAAAGGCTTTTTTTGCGCCTTTAGTTTTGATCGCATTTTTTCGCACAAACTGCTATCTATCTCATAAGTCTTTAAAGGATAGCGATCCAACAACTTAAGAGTCAAATCCCCTAACCCCACGCCAATTTCAATTAATTTCAATGGGTTTAAGGGGGGCAAAGCATTAACAATTCTGTCTAAAAACGACTCGTCTGTTAAAAAATGCTGTCCTAAAGACTTTTTAGCTACTACCATAAGAAGCGCTTCTAAACTCCTCATATTATACCTTAAAAAGGGGATTTGTCTTTCCTTTTTAATGCAACTTCTTTATTATAGCTTTTTTCATTCAGATGTTGGTAGTTTTGACAATAGAAGCACTTAAATTGGTGCTCGTATTAAAAATTAGTATTAAAATCTTTTTCGTTAATAATTGGTTAGATTTCGCATTATAAAATGAAATCCTAGCCAGTGAGCTAGAATTTAAATTTCAATTAAGGGAGTCATCATGGCACACCAACAACAAGCGCAACAACAGCAACAACAACAGGCTAACAGCCAACACCACCACCATCACCATGCACACCACCACCATTACTATGGCGGCGAACACCACCACCATAACGCGCAACAACATGCTGAACAACAAGCAGAGCAAAAAGCTCAACAACAGCAACAACAACAAGCACACCAACAACAACAACAAAAAGCGCAACAACAAAACCAACAGTATTGATTGGGGCGTTTGTGGGGGCGGCCTTAGGGCTACTCCTAGCTTTTAACCCTTTCTTTTAATCTAGTAAATTTATCCGTTTAAACTAGCCCTTTTAACTCCATTAGATTTTTAAACTTTTAAATTTCCTCTTTTTTATGATTGCCAAATGGCTCTGTTTTTTGTCAAATAAAGATAAGCTTTACTAATTGAGTGGCCGTTAATTGGGGTACAAAAACTTTACCATGCGTATTTGGCACGATCTAGGGGTGTTTTAAGGGGGTTTGTTGTAGGATTTCATCACGCCCCATAGTTGCGATATGGGGCAAATCTGTTCTTAAAAGGGTTTATCATGAAAAGAAAACATGATAAAAACTCTTGGCTAGTATTATACATTAAAATCTCTTTTAAGGGGTTTAAAGTAATCTTTTCTATTATTAGCCAAAGTTCCCCTGAGCTTAAAAGCTTAGGGATTTGCTTTGCGAAGTGGGTTTGTCCTTGACTTTTGGGGCGTTTATTTTTTTAAAACCCTGATTTTAGCGCTCATTAAATCGTGGTTTAAAGCTTTTTTGATGTTTTCAAATTGGCGTTTTTTGTTTTTAAGGCTGGTGATCTCATTATCCAAAGCGCTTAAAATGTTAGCGATAGCGATTTGTTCGTTTAGGGGGGGTAAAAAAATAGTCTTTTCTTTATAATCTTTGAAATAAATATGCGGTATTATGCTACCGCTTGTGAAATTTTTAAAATCAAAATTAGATAACAAATAAAATAAAAACTCTGTTGTTGTTCTATGATTAGCAATTAACGCTCCCATAGTAGATAAAATATTTGTTTTAGGTGGCAAAATCCTTACTCTGCCTACACTTCCATCTTTGACAATAGAAATATAAGGCTTATCACTAATGAAAGTTGTATCTGTATAGCCTATGAAATTATTCACATCATAGACTTTAATTTTTCCTTGTTGCGTGATTTGTTCTACACTTAAATTTGATGTTAAATAGTTGGCAATATCCCCAAGCCTCACTCTTTGCCAAGCTTGATTAAAGCCTTTCAAGCGTTTTCTTTGGCTCAATAGTTCAAAACTTAAAGCTTTTTTAACGCCCTCTTTTTTAAGAATGAGAGCGTCTAATGCATAAAGATAACGATCCAAAGCGCTTAAAATGTTAGCGATAGCGATTTGTTCGTTTAGAGGGGGTAGGGGGATTTCACATAGTGCAACTTTTGGGATTGTTAATTGTGGAATAGTAGTTTGCTCGGTGTTAAATTTTACTTTTGAATTGATATATTCCGCATAAAACCTACAATCAATATTACTAATTTTTGGCTGTAAGACTAAAAGCCTACCGATAGGGACATAAGGATAGTCTCTAAAAAAAGCAACACCTATTGTTCCTCTAGCCGTTATTGTTATGCTCTTATTTTTAATAATAAAAAAAGATGAATATCCACATAAACCTTTTTTTTCAATCGCATTTGAATAAATGGGGTAATTAAAATCACTTTGTTTTGTATTTGAATAATGTGGCTTAGATAAATCGCCTCCAGCCGTAATGAAAAATATATCCCCAAGCCTCACTCTTTGCCAATTTAAGGGCAGTATTAATGGGAGCATTCAAAACACCACCGTTTTGTTTTCATGCACAAACACTCGATCTTCTAAAACCAGTTTTAAAGCCCTAGCCAAAACCAGTTTTTCTATATCCTTACCCGCTAGGCGCATTTTTTCCACGCTGTAATTGTGGTTAATGGGCAGAGTGTCTTGTATGATAATCGGCCCGGCATCAAGGCTTTCATTCACAAAATGCGCCGTGGCCCCGATGACTTTCACGCCCCTTTCAAACGCTTGCTGATAAGGGTTAGCCCCGATGAATGCGGGCAAGAAACTATGATGGATATTGAGAATCTGGTTTTCATAGCGCTTCGTAAAATCATGGCTTAAAATGCGCATGTATTTGGCTAAAACGAGCAAATCCGCGCTCACTTTGTGTTTTAATTCCAGGTTTTTAATGATTGCTAAAACTTCTTTTTCATGCAAAGCTTGATTATCACAAGGCGCATAAAAATAAGGGATGTCAAATTTTTCCACTAAAGGGCGTAAAATCTCGTGGTTGGAAATAACGCCTAAAATTTGAGCACTCAATTCCCCTCCATACACCCTTAAAAGCAAATCCCCTAAGCAATGGCTCTCTTTAGTAGCGAGCAAAATGATGTTTTTTTTATGCGTTAAAATGACTTCAATCAATAGTTCGTTAAAGTTTTCTAGGGCTTTAAAAAGAGCGGTTTTTAAGGATCGCTCTTCTTGCTCTTTAATTCCAGTATTCAAGGGCTTAATTTCTTTTTGGATTTTTAGCCGCATGAAAAAGCGCTGTTTTAAGGAATCAACAAATTCATCGTTTTTAACGATATTATAGCCCTTGTTAGCGATAGTGGTGCTAATCGCGCTCACCAAGCCTTTAGAATCTCTAGCTTGAATTTTTAAAATAAATTCTAACATGTTCATCTCATTAATAATTGATAGCCAAACGCTTGCGTGATGATATTTGTCGCTGATTGCGTGGCTTTTTCAATGAAGCGCTCCATGGGGCTTTTTTCCAGCCAATAGGCTTTTTTAACCTTACTCAATTCCATTAAGCGATTTTGCGCTTGCTTGATCGTGCTGATTTTATCAATGAGTTTTAATTTTAGAGCGTTTTGAGCGCTAAAGACCTTCCCTTCAGCAAAATCCTTATAATCCTTAGCGTCTAATTTCCTGGCTTTTGCGACATCATTCACAAACATTTGGTATTGCTCATTGACTAAATTTTGCAAAAATTCTTTTTCGTTGGGTTTCCATGCCCTAGTGAAAGTGCCTATTTCTTTGTATTCGCCCGCATGCACGCCTTGAGTGGCTACGCCAACTTTATTGAGCAAGTTTTCCACATTCGCGCCCGAAAAAATCACCCCAATCGATCCGATCAAACTCGCTTTAGAGGCATAAACTTCGCTCGCTTGCATGCCCGCATAATAACTCCCGCTCGCCATAACCCCCCTAGCATACGCTAAAACGGGCA contains:
- the rlmN gene encoding 23S rRNA (adenine(2503)-C(2))-methyltransferase RlmN: MKASIYDFTLKELSQLLKPSFRAKQLYLWLYAKYKTSFKDMQNNFSKDFIAYLEQEFTLRTIEITHVRESVDGSKKYLFKSLKDNHTFEAVLLKMKDKKIDEETNAILEGEKYTVCVSCQIGCQVGCAFCFTQKGGFVRNLKASEIIQQALLIKEDNNLPIEKALNIVFMGMGEPLNNLDEVCKAIEIFNAGMQISPKRITISTSGVADKIPILAGKNLGVQLAISLHAVDDKTRSSLMPLNKKYNIECVLNEVKKWPLEQRKRVMFEYLLIKDLNDSLDCAKKLLKLLNGIKSKVNLILFNPHEGSKFERPSLESARMFADFLNSKGLLCTIRESKALDIEAACGQLREKKLSQQI
- a CDS encoding KpsF/GutQ family sugar-phosphate isomerase gives rise to the protein MSMPLDYNAIAAQVLRDEASALLESVKQFQKPNDLEAIVRLILKSQEKGGKLVIVGVGKSALVAQKIVASMLSTGNKSAFLHPTEAMHGDLGMVEKNDVVLMISYGGESLELLNLVSHLKRLSHKIITFTKSPTSSLSKLGDYYLSLKIQKEACPINTAPTTSTTLTLALGDVLMACLMRAKNFSQEDFASFHPGGLLGKKLFVKVKDLLQTTNLPLIAPSTSFKDALIEMSEKRLGSAILVNEANELVGILSDGDVRRALLKGLNLKSEVKRFATLKPKSFKNLDALLLEALEFLERHKIQLLVCVDDHNKVLGVLHLHQLLELGLKA
- a CDS encoding ribonuclease J, with product MTDNNHYENNENSSENSKAHHEARAGAFERFTNRKKRFRENAQKNVESSNHEVLSHHKKEHHPNKKPNHHHKAKHTPQKTRNYAQEELDNNKVEGVTEILHVNERGTLGFHKELKKGVEANNKIQVEHLNPHYKMNLNSKASVKITPLGGLGEIGGNMMVIETPKSAIVIDAGMSFPKEGLFGVDILIPDFSYLHQIKDKIAGIIITHAHEDHIGATPYLFKELQFPLYGTPLSLGLIGSKFDEHGLKKYRSYFKIVEKRCPISVGEFIIEWIHITHSIIDSSALAIQTKAGTIIHTGDFKIDHTPVDNLPTDLYRLAHYGEKGVMLLLSDSTNSHKSGTTPSESTIAPAFDTLFKEAQGRVIMSTFSSNIHRVYQAIQYGIKYNRKIAVIGRSMEKNLDIARELGYIHLPYQSFIEANEVAKYPDNEVLIVTTGSQGETMSALYRMATDEHRHISIKPNDLVIISAKAIPGNEASVSAVLNFLIKKEAKVAYQEFDNIHVSGHAAQEEQKLMLRLIKPKFFLPVHGEYNHVARHKQTAISCGVPEKNIYLMEDGDQVEVGPAFIKKVGTIKSGKSYVDNQSNLSIDTSIVQQREEVASAGVFAATIFVNKNKQALLESSQFSSLGLVGFKDEKHLTKEIQGGLELLLKSSNAEILNSPKKLEDHTRNFIRKALFKKFRKYPAIICHVHAT
- the rsmA gene encoding 16S rRNA (adenine(1518)-N(6)/adenine(1519)-N(6))-dimethyltransferase RsmA, coding for MVVAKKSLGQHFLTDESFLDRIVNALPPLNPLKLIEIGVGLGDLTLKLLDRYPLKTYEIDSSLCEKMRSKLKAQKKPFALELVEKDALFLKEEEPYFLISNLPYYIATRLVLNALKDPKCRGLLVMTQKEVALKFCAKDSQNALSVLTQAIGDATLLFDVPPSVFSPPPKVFSSVFEVIKEPLKEKALASLLQAPFFEEALQKGFETLEDFLKACFSSPRKTLSNNLKKSVSYREKLDKVLDFLALENQPTSVRASEIKDYLKLLEYLLKG
- a CDS encoding restriction endonuclease subunit S — encoded protein: MLPLILPLNWQRVRLGDIFFITAGGDLSKPHYSNTKQSDFNYPIYSNAIEKKGLCGYSSFFIIKNKSITITARGTIGVAFFRDYPYVPIGRLLVLQPKISNIDCRFYAEYINSKVKFNTEQTTIPQLTIPKVALCEIPLPPLNEQIAIANILSALDRYLYALDALILKKEGVKKALSFELLSQRKRLKGFNQAWQRVRLGDIANYLTSNLSVEQITQQGKIKVYDVNNFIGYTDTTFISDKPYISIVKDGSVGRVRILPPKTNILSTMGALIANHRTTTEFLFYLLSNFDFKNFTSGSIIPHIYFKDYKEKTIFLPPLNEQIAIANILSALDNEITSLKNKKRQFENIKKALNHDLMSAKIRVLKK
- the purU gene encoding formyltetrahydrofolate deformylase; the encoded protein is MLEFILKIQARDSKGLVSAISTTIANKGYNIVKNDEFVDSLKQRFFMRLKIQKEIKPLNTGIKEQEERSLKTALFKALENFNELLIEVILTHKKNIILLATKESHCLGDLLLRVYGGELSAQILGVISNHEILRPLVEKFDIPYFYAPCDNQALHEKEVLAIIKNLELKHKVSADLLVLAKYMRILSHDFTKRYENQILNIHHSFLPAFIGANPYQQAFERGVKVIGATAHFVNESLDAGPIIIQDTLPINHNYSVEKMRLAGKDIEKLVLARALKLVLEDRVFVHENKTVVF
- the sppA gene encoding signal peptide peptidase SppA; the encoded protein is MWSLIQKIFKALIIAPLDFITKYFKSFVLLLIVLVFFSAKESAPSAPPNLAKLYLNGAIFSAEDFDKEVDKILKTPSIKGVLLLIDSPGGAVSASVELSEKIADLKQKMPVLAYARGVMASGSYYAGMQASEVYASKASLIGSIGVIFSGANVENLLNKVGVATQGVHAGEYKEIGTFTRAWKPNEKEFLQNLVNEQYQMFVNDVAKARKLDAKDYKDFAEGKVFSAQNALKLKLIDKISTIKQAQNRLMELSKVKKAYWLEKSPMERFIEKATQSATNIITQAFGYQLLMR